The following DNA comes from Streptomyces sp. NBC_00273.
ATGAGTGCCCGGCTCCGGTGTGAAGCCCGGGCCGCGCAGCAGCAGGACGTCGTCGCTGTCGATCATGGTGGCGTTGGCCGCGTCGCGGTGCTCCCTCCAGACCGGGCCGGTGTAGAAGGCCTCCAGCGAGCGTCGGCGGCGCGTCATGTCGGGGAACGAGCGCAGCCAGACGAAGCGGTCCGGGTCGTCCAGATCGCGGAACCGGCCGCCGACGGTGATGCCGACCGACTGTTGGCCGGTCACGAACTCACGTTCGAACAACTCGATCAGCGTCTCCCGGGCTCCGGGGTGGAGCGTGTACTGCCGGAATTCGACGATGCTCATGCGCCGACATGCCCGGTGCGGGTGAGGTCCATGCTCCAGTTGAGCTCCCAGGTGCGGCCGCCGTCGGAGGAGAACTCCTGCTCCCAGCGGGCGGTGTCCGGGCCGAGGCGGTACCAGGTGAAGTGCACCCCGATCGGGCGGCCGTCGTAGGTGTCCTCGCCGTGGAAGTCCCCGCGGTCGCCGGTGAAGCCGCCGACCACCGGCGGATCCAGGCGGCCCGTCCGGCTGTCGGACCAGTGGATCGACCAGCGCCTCGTCTCGTGGTCGAACAGGCGCAGGGTCACGCCCTGGCGGCCGAGCGTGGGGAAGGTGATCTCGTCGATGTTGCCGGCACCCCCGAACAGCGGCCGGACCACCGCGTGCCCGGAGAACTCCGCCCAAGTGGCAGGGCCTGAGCCGAGCGGTGCGGTGAGGCGGCGGTTGGCCACGTCCCAGGAACCGTGCAGGAAGTCGAAGTCGTTCATGCGCCGCACGCTAGGGGCACTCCCCTGACATCCACTGTCAGTGGATACTGGGCAGCATGCGCGCGAGCCGGCTGGTCACCTTGCTCCTCCTGCTCCAGAACCGGGGCCGGATGACGGCCCAGCAGCTGGCCGAGGAACTGGAGGTCTCCGTCCGCACGGTCTACCGGGACGTCGAGGCGCTCGGCGCCGCCGGTGTCCCGCTGTACGGCGCGGCCGGACACGCGGGCGGCTACCAGCTGGTCGACGGATACCGGACCAGGCTCACCGGACTCACCCCGGACGAGGCGCAGGCAGCCTTCCTCGCCGCACTCCCCGGCGCCGCCGCCGACCTCGGCCTCGGCGAGGCGCTCGCCACCGCCCAGCTCAAGCTGCGGGCCGCCCTTCCGACCGAGCTGCGCGAGCACGCCGGACGGATCCAGAAATGCTTCCTGCTCGACGCCCCCGGCTGGTACGGCGACGCCGACCGCACGCCTCACCTGGCCTCGGTCGCCGCCGCGGTGTGGGCGCGGCAGGCCGTGGTCCTGACGTACCGGCGCTGGCGGGCGCCGGAGGAGATCGAGCGACGGGTGGAACCGTACGGGCTCGTGCTCAAGGCCGGCCGCTGGTACTCGGTCGCAGGCGGGCCGTCCGGGATCCGCACCTACCGGGTCGACCAAATCCTCGGAATCCGGCCGCTGGAGGAACAGTTCGTCGTTCCGGACGGGTTCGACCTGGTCGAACACTGGAACAGCCATCTGGCCGA
Coding sequences within:
- a CDS encoding NIPSNAP family protein; translated protein: MSIVEFRQYTLHPGARETLIELFEREFVTGQQSVGITVGGRFRDLDDPDRFVWLRSFPDMTRRRRSLEAFYTGPVWREHRDAANATMIDSDDVLLLRGPGFTPEPGTHEVLATVCHQSDAVAFDAYAARYLRPCHALHRTEHAENDYPALPVRTGQDVRIWFGPPESPPWPAQRLRLEPVTTRPHAPDRRW
- a CDS encoding helix-turn-helix transcriptional regulator produces the protein MRASRLVTLLLLLQNRGRMTAQQLAEELEVSVRTVYRDVEALGAAGVPLYGAAGHAGGYQLVDGYRTRLTGLTPDEAQAAFLAALPGAAADLGLGEALATAQLKLRAALPTELREHAGRIQKCFLLDAPGWYGDADRTPHLASVAAAVWARQAVVLTYRRWRAPEEIERRVEPYGLVLKAGRWYSVAGGPSGIRTYRVDQILGIRPLEEQFVVPDGFDLVEHWNSHLADFRTRLHTGEALVRLTPEGARRLGVTPAGDGWTQARVPIESIDHAHGEFLHLGADVEVVEPAELRERITATVRTLVARYQG